The genomic region CAATATAAAGGGAAATTTTATCAAGGAATTTTTTACAGGACATTTTTGAGCCTCCCTCTTAAATAAAATCTTGCCCTTGATATTCTTGATTTTACTGTTCCAATTGGTATTTTTAAGATTTTTGAAATTTCTTCATAGGAGTATCCATAGACATCTCTTAAAATGAATATATCTTTTAAAACAGGAGGCATTTTTTCTATCTCTTCTTCAATTTTTGATTTTAAAAGGTATATTTTAACAGGTTGACTGTTAATAAGGGGTTCCTTTTCTTCATCAAGGGGTATTTCTTTTTCCCTTTTCTTTTTTCTCAAATAATCAATACTTTTATTTTTTGCCACTTTATATAAAAAAGCACTTGGATGTTTCACATTATCCATATTCTCATAAAATTTTATAAAGCTTTCCTGGACAATATCTTCTGAAATATCCCTGTCATAGACAATACTTTTTACATATCTTAAAAGTTTTTCTTTCATTTTACTATAAATTTCATTAAATTTTTTATCCTTCATATACTTTAAGACGATTTTTTTATATTAATGGTTCCATAATAAAAAAATCAACTTTTATTAATTTATCTTAGAATTTTTATTGTTTTTAGAATTTTTTCTTCTCTTTCATGAGAAATTTTTAAAAAATATACTCCTCTTATATCAGGTAATAAAACAGGTATAATATAATTCCCAGGGGTTAAATTGAGGTATTTTTCTGAGAGTTTTTGGCCGAGAACATTTATTATTTCAATTTTTACAGTTTTTCTCTCAGGGATAGAGAGTTTTAAAAATAGTCTGGAATCAGATAAAGAATTTAAAATTTTAATATCATAGGGTGGAAGAGATGGTATTCTTACCTTTATTTTGTTTAAGATTCTTGAATCTCCTTTATTGTAATGTCCTATAAGTGTATAAGTATAAACTTCATTCTCTTTAACATTTTCATCTATGTAGTTATAAATTTTTCCTTCTCTTTGAATTCTTGTTAAAAATTCTTGATTTTTCCTTAACTCAAAATAAAGTATTTCAGAGGATTCTGAATACCATTTCAATATAACCTTTGTTGGAAAAGGAAGTGCGATAAAATAACTTTCCATATTTCCTAAAGGCACATCAATATTTGCACTACCTTTCTGGTATCCAATCGAGTTTGATGCAAAGGCACTTGACCAACCAGATAATCCCACTGCAAACCAGTCCTTTGGAAGTAGTCTTTTCATTTGTAGAGCTGCAGAGTCAGTGGATTCATCTGATAATAACCATGTTTTTATTCCTGTTGTGTAGGGACAGTAATCAGATATATACTGATCTCCATCTATTGCATCAATATATAAATCACATCCATTACTGAAAGTCTGAGTGGTTCTGATTTCTACAATATCATGTTTTGCTGTGCACGAAAAAGGTGTTCCAGGATTTACACAGTTCATTGAAAGTTTTATGGTATCAATGTTTGCACTGTCAGGAATTGAGGATGTGTTAAAAAGGACAAATCCATTAATAAGATAGGCTTCATTAATCCATATGTAATATCCGCAACCAATATCACAAGATCCTGAGCAGTTATCAAAAAGACAGAAAAACCCATCATTCTCTCCGCATAATGAACCATCAGAACTATCTTTTGGTGCAAGAAGCTGATTTTTAAATTGAGGATAGATTAAGGTATCCTTGGTTAAATTATTAAATGGTATATCAACAAAATTTCCGTTTTCATCCAAATAATGAATTGTCCTTGAAAAGATTCTAAGAACCAGTTTCCCTTTTTTATTTTTAAATAATTTTGAGTTTTCAGTTCTTAATTCTTTAATCTCGTCTTTCTCGGAAAAACCTCTGTAATAATAATCTGAATTCATTGATAATATTAAAATTAAAGTAAACATATATGATTCAAATTTTTATTAATTTTTTTATTATTTCTTTTTCTTTGTATTTACCCTTTAAGAAAAATGTTCCCTTGGGAAGTTTTATTTCATCGGTGTCTAATGTAATTTTGTAAATTCCTGGAGATTTAATGAGATATTTTTTAAGGTGAATCCTTCTCCCAGAATTATCAAAAATTTCTAAAAGAAATTCTCCTTTGTCAGGTATAAAAACTTTGAAAGAAAAAAATTTTTTAAAGGGATTTGGGTAAGGATCAGTTATAGTAAACTTTAATCCCTTAATATAAACAGTTAAAGGTCCTAAGGTTTTTATTGTTTCTCCCTTTTCTTTTATGTCAATCTTATAGGTATATTCACCTTCTTGAAGGTTTTCGTCCTTGTAAGTATTATTTCCTTTTTGAAGGGATGCTATTTTTTCATAATCAGTGTTTTCTCTTTTTCTGAAAATTTCAAAATATTCACCTGTAATACTTTTCCATTTTAAAATAACTGAATTTCCCTGTGGAATAAGTATAAAGAAGGTTCCTTCCTCACCCAGCTGTTTTAGTATATCATATCTCACAGAGCCATAATAGGTTGAAAAGGTTATAGAATCACCAGGGTTTAGTGCAACAGGGTAATACCATAATAAAATTGCTGAATCTGTCCCAATAGCTCTTGATGAATCAACACGATAAGAGTATCCTGGATATGTGTTGGGGTGAAACCAGTGAATTATTGCAAGGGCATCTGGATTGGTTGCTACACCAAAATCTTTTAAATATCCAATTGTTCTTGCAAGTGGGGTCTCATGAGAACCTGGTATAGAATCCTGACAAACAAAAAAGTTATTGAGATTAGGTGAATAAAATTTTTCCTTTGTAAGAAAAATGGATTCATTCTCAGGTTTTATGATTGCTCCATCATACTCATCTATTTCTATATCCCATTCAATTCTCAATCCCACCCATTTTGGTGAAAGAGATTTGTTTTTAAATGTATACCTTGTTAGAATCTGATCATAATGCTGTCTTGAATTTCCCCAGGCTGGACCATAAGAATAGTAACCATAGGCAAATATAAGATCCTGTCTTACAGAAACACCGTTATACCACCAGGTTTGAGTTAGCCCTGTTGAATTATCTGGCATAACCGGATTATTTGGCTGTGTTGTTGGTATATTTTGATTTCCAATTAATCTTTTCAAAGCCACTTCCCTTACCCCTTCACCGGGTTTTGCATAGATAAAATTCTGTCCATCAATTCTTATAACTGCATCAGAACTCCAGGGAGAAAAAGATGTCCCAAAAAGTATGTTTAAACTATCATCTGAAGTTACAGCAGTATCACCCTCTTCATTTGAAAAGTGAGCAATTGAGCCATCAGAATTGTTATCGGTAGCTATTATTTTTACCCATCTATTCTTTACAGTATCAAGACCAGTTGGATTTTGCTCAGCTGGAGGATTTAGTGCCTGAAGTCTTATTCTTGAACTGTAGTTACTATTAGTTGTTGTGAATTGATCAGAGATTTTAGCATATATGTAATAATTTCCTGGTGTTAAACCTCTGGTATCCCACCTGAAAGAATCTGATGGGGAATCCTCAGAAATTCCAGAGACAATTAAAGTTCCATCATATCCTGCCTGGTTATTATCATAGAAAAGTGATATTACTGCATCATCATCTAAATCTTCATCAATCCATTTTATCCATACATAACCATCAGCATTTATGTTAGAGTTTGGAAAAGTTATTGTTATTGATGGAGAAAGATTTGACGGTCTCACAATTATATCTTCTAAATTTGAATCCTTACTTTCTTTATAAGGTGAATTCTTGATTGATCTTGCTACATAAAAATATTTTCCGGGTGATTTTCCTGTGATATTGTAGAAGGTATCTGTTATGCTATTAGATATGAGTGTTTTGGAAGAAAAGGACCATACTTTAAAATCATCAAAATAAAACCCAGGATCATCTGTTGCGTCTCCAATAAATCTAAATCTAAATTTAACTGATTTTCCAGCATAACTGATAAGGGAATATTCCTTTTTTATCCAGTTACTATTACCACCCTTTTGTTCCCAAAGCACATTCCAGGATATACCGTTATTATCTGAAATTTCAAAATAAATAACATCATTGGAACTAAGGGAGTATTTTGTATTGAATTCCACTTTCCCCCCTTCTTCTATAAAGTAACTAACCTTAGTTGAAATATATGAAGAGTAATTATTTGTATTTTCTCCTGACCAGAAACAGTATCCCTCAGAGAAAGCCGTCTCACCAGTAGGTATAAAGAAATCAGTTGTCCAGTTATTGAGATTATCACAGGGGTCGTTTAAAAGAAGAGTTGGAGAAGAGAATTCCCATAGAGCGTATCTGTCAGCATTTTTAACCTTTGACCAGTATACTGTATAATTTCCGTCAGAATCCGTACCAAGAGGATAAATGTAAGGTGGAGATAATTTGTAAAATACATTGAAATTATCAACATGAAAACCTGCCTTTTGAACACTTCCGTCTGTTTTTAACCTGAACCTCACTCTTATAGTATCTCCATAATATGTTGGTGGAATCAGGAGAGTATGGAGCACCCATGAGGTTGTATAACCTGTTAATGTATCTAAGTCATTCCAGTTGACACCATCTTTTGAAATTTGAATATAGATGTAATCGTAGTTTGTTTCAAGGGAGTCAAAATGATAAAAAGAAATGAAAACAGAATCATTTAAAGGATTAAAGGAAGTTAAATTAATATAAGGTGAAAAAAGGTAATTATCTGAATTATTTTCATAGGTATTATCTAAATCTGTGGCAAAACAGTTTGGTGGTGAATAGGAACTTCCAGGTCCTCTCACCGGAGTGCCTAATTCCCACTCATCATAAATTCCACTGTGAGTCCATCCGCCTGGATTACCTTGTAAGTCATAATTATCTGACCAATCAGGAACAATAACAGGTATTGCTGTAAATCTACCTGTTTTTTTATCATTTCCTGAAACTTCGTCACTTGTTAATTCTGTGGTGTCCACTACATAATATTCTCCACTGATGAGAGGTGTATAATTCCATACTTTTGTACTTTCTGCTCCAGAAGGTAGAGTAAGAATAGTTTTCAAATTATTAAATACCCATGTTCCATCTGTTTCCCTTTTTATTTTACATCTGACAGGAACATTTGATTGATTATTTGTTCCATAGTTTCTTATTACAGCACTTATTGTAATATTTTTGCCCACTATAAGATTAATCGGTGTAAATGAAAGGATTTTTACTCCCACATCATTAGGTTTTGAAATAGTCTTTGTAACAACTACATTATCTATACCCCATTCCCAATCATTATTACCCACATATTTAAAAGCAATTTTCACATTAGTTTGACCGATATAGGAAGAAAGATCATAGGTTCTTATATTTCCTAAATCATCATAAGTAAAAATTGCTATAATATTTGAAAATGTGCTCCCACCATCAGTGCTTAAAAGGACATAACCAGTGTCAGTTTGGTCACCTGAGTAATCGTCATAATAATTCCAGAAGTAAAGAGAACATGCACTTGCACCTGAAAAATCAAGAAGAGGGGTTATAAGCCATTCTTTTTGATTTTCTATAGGAGAATAATATACCCTTGCAATATTTCCCTGTGTTCCTCCGTAGTTATATT from candidate division WOR-3 bacterium harbors:
- a CDS encoding choice-of-anchor J domain-containing protein, whose protein sequence is MERLIKILIPFFIFSSLKGIIILSENFESNWGPYGNNPPTGWSIIDQGNESPPTWNTNDWYKYNYGGTQGNIARVYYSPIENQKEWLITPLLDFSGASACSLYFWNYYDDYSGDQTDTGYVLLSTDGGSTFSNIIAIFTYDDLGNIRTYDLSSYIGQTNVKIAFKYVGNNDWEWGIDNVVVTKTISKPNDVGVKILSFTPINLIVGKNITISAVIRNYGTNNQSNVPVRCKIKRETDGTWVFNNLKTILTLPSGAESTKVWNYTPLISGEYYVVDTTELTSDEVSGNDKKTGRFTAIPVIVPDWSDNYDLQGNPGGWTHSGIYDEWELGTPVRGPGSSYSPPNCFATDLDNTYENNSDNYLFSPYINLTSFNPLNDSVFISFYHFDSLETNYDYIYIQISKDGVNWNDLDTLTGYTTSWVLHTLLIPPTYYGDTIRVRFRLKTDGSVQKAGFHVDNFNVFYKLSPPYIYPLGTDSDGNYTVYWSKVKNADRYALWEFSSPTLLLNDPCDNLNNWTTDFFIPTGETAFSEGYCFWSGENTNNYSSYISTKVSYFIEEGGKVEFNTKYSLSSNDVIYFEISDNNGISWNVLWEQKGGNSNWIKKEYSLISYAGKSVKFRFRFIGDATDDPGFYFDDFKVWSFSSKTLISNSITDTFYNITGKSPGKYFYVARSIKNSPYKESKDSNLEDIIVRPSNLSPSITITFPNSNINADGYVWIKWIDEDLDDDAVISLFYDNNQAGYDGTLIVSGISEDSPSDSFRWDTRGLTPGNYYIYAKISDQFTTTNSNYSSRIRLQALNPPAEQNPTGLDTVKNRWVKIIATDNNSDGSIAHFSNEEGDTAVTSDDSLNILFGTSFSPWSSDAVIRIDGQNFIYAKPGEGVREVALKRLIGNQNIPTTQPNNPVMPDNSTGLTQTWWYNGVSVRQDLIFAYGYYSYGPAWGNSRQHYDQILTRYTFKNKSLSPKWVGLRIEWDIEIDEYDGAIIKPENESIFLTKEKFYSPNLNNFFVCQDSIPGSHETPLARTIGYLKDFGVATNPDALAIIHWFHPNTYPGYSYRVDSSRAIGTDSAILLWYYPVALNPGDSITFSTYYGSVRYDILKQLGEEGTFFILIPQGNSVILKWKSITGEYFEIFRKRENTDYEKIASLQKGNNTYKDENLQEGEYTYKIDIKEKGETIKTLGPLTVYIKGLKFTITDPYPNPFKKFFSFKVFIPDKGEFLLEIFDNSGRRIHLKKYLIKSPGIYKITLDTDEIKLPKGTFFLKGKYKEKEIIKKLIKI
- a CDS encoding RNA polymerase sigma factor; this translates as MKDKKFNEIYSKMKEKLLRYVKSIVYDRDISEDIVQESFIKFYENMDNVKHPSAFLYKVAKNKSIDYLRKKKREKEIPLDEEKEPLINSQPVKIYLLKSKIEEEIEKMPPVLKDIFILRDVYGYSYEEISKILKIPIGTVKSRISRARFYLRGRLKNVL
- a CDS encoding T9SS type A sorting domain-containing protein → MFTLILILSMNSDYYYRGFSEKDEIKELRTENSKLFKNKKGKLVLRIFSRTIHYLDENGNFVDIPFNNLTKDTLIYPQFKNQLLAPKDSSDGSLCGENDGFFCLFDNCSGSCDIGCGYYIWINEAYLINGFVLFNTSSIPDSANIDTIKLSMNCVNPGTPFSCTAKHDIVEIRTTQTFSNGCDLYIDAIDGDQYISDYCPYTTGIKTWLLSDESTDSAALQMKRLLPKDWFAVGLSGWSSAFASNSIGYQKGSANIDVPLGNMESYFIALPFPTKVILKWYSESSEILYFELRKNQEFLTRIQREGKIYNYIDENVKENEVYTYTLIGHYNKGDSRILNKIKVRIPSLPPYDIKILNSLSDSRLFLKLSIPERKTVKIEIINVLGQKLSEKYLNLTPGNYIIPVLLPDIRGVYFLKISHEREEKILKTIKILR